Proteins co-encoded in one Saprospira grandis genomic window:
- the mnmG gene encoding tRNA uridine-5-carboxymethylaminomethyl(34) synthesis enzyme MnmG has product MFDTYDVVVVGAGHAGCEAAVAAANLGAKVMLATMNMETIAKMSCNPAMGGVAKGQIVREIDALNGYSGIVTDHTMIQFRLLNRSKGPAMWSPRAQSDRMRFAEKWRLMLEAHPNIDFWQEMVTGIVVKDKKAVGIRTSLGLEIPAKTVILTNGTFLNGIIHIGEKQMGGGRAGERAAKGITEQLVELGFEASRMKTGTPPRIDARSINWSALEVQEGDQPAGKFSYTDTPELKEQRPCHIGYTNKKVHECLKEGFSRSPMFNGRIQGLGPRYCPSIEDKIDRFSERDRHQLFVEPEGWNTAEIYLNGFSSSLPEDVQFKAMRLIPGFEQAKMFRPGYAIEYDFFQPTQLKQTLETRLVDGLYFAGQINGTTGYEEAACQGLMAGINAIRKVREEEPFVLKRSDAYIGVLIDDLINKGTNEPYRMFTSRAEYRILLRQDNADIRLTPIAQALGMDVEERMQRVRAKEAAERDISEFMKSYSVRPEAINSYLDSLGSAPLRQPVKLMKVLLRPKVNAEALAEHLPELKAVLDQYPKEFVEYSEIKAKYAGYIKKEEEQVEKMNRLESVRLPENFNYHAIQGLSAEGQEKLSRIRPGSIGQASRISGVSASDISILLVYMGR; this is encoded by the coding sequence ATTTTTGATACTTATGATGTCGTTGTTGTTGGTGCCGGCCATGCAGGCTGTGAAGCTGCTGTAGCTGCCGCCAACCTAGGGGCCAAAGTCATGTTGGCCACCATGAATATGGAAACTATCGCCAAAATGTCTTGTAATCCCGCTATGGGCGGGGTGGCCAAAGGGCAAATCGTTCGAGAAATCGATGCCCTCAATGGCTATTCTGGCATTGTGACGGACCATACCATGATCCAGTTCCGCCTACTCAACCGATCAAAAGGACCCGCCATGTGGAGCCCCCGCGCCCAAAGCGATCGTATGCGCTTTGCCGAAAAATGGCGGCTGATGCTAGAAGCACATCCCAATATCGACTTCTGGCAGGAAATGGTCACTGGAATTGTCGTTAAGGATAAAAAGGCAGTGGGCATCCGCACTTCTTTGGGCCTAGAAATTCCCGCCAAAACCGTTATCCTTACCAATGGGACCTTCCTCAACGGCATTATCCATATCGGGGAAAAGCAAATGGGGGGCGGCCGTGCTGGAGAACGAGCCGCCAAAGGCATTACCGAACAATTAGTAGAGCTTGGTTTTGAAGCCAGCCGTATGAAAACGGGTACCCCGCCCCGCATTGATGCGCGCAGCATCAATTGGTCGGCCCTAGAGGTCCAAGAAGGCGACCAACCCGCAGGAAAATTCTCTTATACCGATACGCCAGAGCTCAAAGAACAACGACCCTGTCATATTGGTTATACCAATAAGAAGGTCCATGAATGTTTGAAAGAAGGCTTTAGCCGCTCGCCTATGTTCAATGGGCGGATTCAGGGCCTAGGTCCCCGCTATTGCCCCTCTATTGAGGACAAAATTGACCGCTTCTCAGAAAGAGATCGACATCAGCTCTTTGTAGAGCCCGAAGGCTGGAACACCGCCGAGATTTACCTCAATGGCTTCTCTAGCTCTTTGCCCGAAGATGTACAGTTTAAGGCCATGCGCCTCATTCCTGGTTTTGAGCAGGCCAAGATGTTTCGTCCGGGCTATGCCATTGAATATGATTTCTTTCAGCCTACGCAGCTAAAGCAAACCCTAGAAACTCGTCTAGTGGATGGGCTTTACTTTGCGGGCCAAATTAACGGCACCACGGGTTATGAGGAGGCCGCTTGTCAGGGCCTAATGGCGGGCATTAACGCCATCCGAAAAGTCCGTGAAGAAGAGCCTTTTGTCCTCAAACGCTCAGATGCCTACATTGGCGTTTTGATTGATGATTTGATCAACAAAGGGACCAACGAACCTTATCGAATGTTTACTTCTCGGGCCGAATACCGCATCTTGCTTCGCCAAGATAATGCAGATATTCGCCTTACGCCCATTGCCCAAGCCTTGGGTATGGATGTAGAAGAGCGGATGCAAAGAGTACGAGCCAAAGAAGCCGCTGAGCGAGATATTAGTGAATTTATGAAAAGCTATAGTGTGCGTCCAGAGGCCATCAATAGCTATTTAGATAGCCTGGGCTCTGCCCCTTTGCGCCAGCCGGTTAAGCTCATGAAGGTCTTGCTCCGCCCCAAAGTTAATGCAGAAGCCTTGGCCGAGCATTTGCCAGAGCTCAAGGCCGTTTTGGACCAATACCCCAAGGAATTTGTGGAGTATAGTGAGATCAAGGCCAAATATGCGGGCTACATTAAGAAAGAAGAAGAACAGGTAGAAAAAATGAACCGCCTAGAGTCGGTTCGTCTGCCCGAAAACTTTAATTATCATGCAATTCAGGGCCTATCGGCAGAAGGGCAAGAGAAACTAAGCCGGATTCGTCCGGGCAGTATTGGTCAAGCTAGCCGCATTAGTGGGGTTTCGGCCAGTGATATCTCTATTCTTTTGGTGTATATGGGCCGATAA
- a CDS encoding class I SAM-dependent methyltransferase, which produces MKTEQHQKVNTLFNSWAGTERGERMALGHDPLLQPLKTDWNWEEVEAVLDLGCGNGRALSLVQNWGAKALAGLDVSDKMIAEAQKNVPTADLQVGSIEALPWADDRFSHLLSVEALYYLEDPHQGLAEIRRVLKAEGRLAIMIEFFAENEASHVWAKNLPTAMVIWSEAEWVAALKKAGFPNAKASRIRRTTVKSEEEFQPSPSFPSYAQYLAYVEAGALYLQA; this is translated from the coding sequence ATGAAAACGGAACAGCATCAGAAAGTGAATACCTTATTTAATAGCTGGGCGGGCACCGAAAGAGGCGAGCGCATGGCCTTGGGGCACGACCCCTTATTGCAGCCCTTAAAAACCGACTGGAACTGGGAGGAAGTAGAGGCTGTTTTGGACCTCGGTTGCGGTAATGGACGGGCTTTGTCTTTGGTGCAGAATTGGGGTGCCAAGGCCTTAGCTGGATTAGATGTATCGGATAAAATGATTGCCGAGGCCCAAAAAAATGTACCCACCGCCGATCTGCAAGTCGGCAGCATAGAGGCCTTGCCTTGGGCCGATGATCGCTTTAGCCATCTCCTTTCGGTAGAAGCCTTATATTATTTGGAGGACCCCCATCAGGGCTTGGCAGAAATCCGCAGAGTATTGAAAGCGGAGGGGCGTTTGGCCATTATGATTGAGTTCTTTGCCGAGAATGAAGCTTCTCATGTTTGGGCCAAGAACCTACCGACCGCCATGGTCATTTGGTCGGAAGCCGAATGGGTAGCGGCCTTGAAAAAAGCGGGCTTCCCCAATGCCAAAGCCAGCCGAATTCGGAGAACGACAGTAAAGAGCGAGGAAGAATTTCAACCCTCGCCATCCTTCCCTTCTTATGCGCAATATCTGGCCTATGTAGAGGCTGGTGCGCTTTATCTACAAGCTTAA
- a CDS encoding RNA polymerase sigma factor translates to MPAARSYSVHQSTKTVTEEELIEGCRAGNRLAQERVYQRYSAKMFGLSRRYVKTTENAEEVLVQAFCKVFRKIDKYSGQGSFEGWIRRIVVNEALMFLRKKYRFSEHVEITEVPAKAVQISVEDELSAREILALLEQLPTGYRTVFNLYVVEGYKHREIAEMLGISINTSKSQLILAKKKMRTLVEAARQIRGTE, encoded by the coding sequence ATGCCAGCAGCTCGTAGTTATTCTGTACATCAAAGCACCAAAACTGTGACCGAAGAGGAACTCATTGAAGGATGTCGTGCGGGGAATCGCCTTGCACAGGAGCGGGTTTACCAGCGTTACTCTGCCAAAATGTTTGGTTTGAGTCGACGCTATGTAAAGACCACTGAAAATGCGGAGGAGGTTTTAGTGCAGGCCTTTTGTAAGGTTTTTAGAAAGATAGATAAGTACTCTGGTCAGGGGAGCTTTGAGGGCTGGATTCGCAGAATTGTGGTCAATGAGGCCTTAATGTTTTTGCGTAAAAAGTATCGCTTTAGCGAGCATGTGGAAATTACGGAAGTGCCTGCCAAGGCGGTACAGATTAGCGTAGAGGACGAGCTTTCGGCCAGAGAAATTCTGGCCTTATTGGAGCAGTTGCCTACGGGCTACAGAACGGTGTTTAATCTTTATGTGGTAGAGGGCTATAAGCATCGAGAGATTGCAGAAATGTTGGGGATTAGTATCAATACCTCAAAATCGCAATTGATTTTAGCCAAGAAGAAGATGCGTACTTTAGTGGAAGCGGCCCGGCAAATCCGGGGCACAGAATAG
- a CDS encoding glycosyltransferase family 4 protein encodes MAQRLYKYAFKRASWVAFQNRDDRQLFIDRGLVAQEKSLLIPGSGINTQVFAPVEQQDKGAGFSFLFVGRLLKDKGVNELLEAARQLQQAQADAQIWVVGGMDPDNPACISAETLAQAQALGNLQYFGRSDKVKDFIGRADVVVLPSYREGLPRVMLEALAMGKAVLTTEVAGCRETVEEGQNGFMVPAKDANALAKAMLKMYQLPKEQLEKMGAKGREMALERFDEQIIIQHYKRLIKEL; translated from the coding sequence TTGGCCCAACGATTATATAAGTATGCCTTTAAAAGGGCCAGTTGGGTAGCTTTTCAGAACCGTGATGATCGGCAGCTTTTTATTGATCGGGGTTTAGTGGCCCAAGAAAAGAGCTTGCTCATTCCGGGTTCGGGCATCAACACCCAAGTTTTTGCCCCAGTAGAGCAGCAAGACAAGGGGGCGGGCTTTAGCTTTTTGTTTGTGGGCCGTTTGCTCAAGGACAAGGGCGTAAATGAGTTATTGGAGGCTGCTCGGCAGTTGCAGCAGGCCCAGGCCGATGCGCAAATTTGGGTAGTGGGTGGCATGGACCCCGACAATCCCGCCTGTATTTCTGCCGAGACCTTGGCGCAGGCCCAGGCCTTGGGCAATTTGCAATATTTTGGCCGTTCCGATAAGGTCAAAGACTTTATTGGGCGGGCCGATGTGGTGGTCCTCCCCTCCTACCGAGAAGGTCTGCCCCGAGTCATGCTCGAGGCTCTAGCCATGGGCAAGGCGGTCTTGACTACCGAAGTGGCGGGCTGCAGAGAAACCGTAGAAGAGGGCCAAAATGGCTTTATGGTCCCTGCCAAAGATGCCAATGCCTTGGCCAAGGCGATGCTGAAGATGTATCAACTGCCCAAAGAGCAGCTAGAAAAGATGGGGGCCAAAGGTCGAGAAATGGCCCTTGAACGATTTGACGAACAAATCATTATACAACATTACAAACGGCTCATTAAGGAGCTCTAA
- a CDS encoding cation diffusion facilitator family transporter, with protein MSGHHHHHGGCGHGHHHHHHHHGDSENMGRAFLINFSFAILELFGGFWTNSVAILSDALHDFGDSLALGIAWGLERYADKGRTKKYSFGHKRYSVLGALITASILVLGSLGILWAAIARFMAPEPSNGLGMLGFAILGMLVNGWAVFSLKDSDSLNAKAVRLHLLEDVMGWLIVFVGSLGIYFFEWYWLDPLMSIVLALYILYNVSKTLGQTFEIFLQATPANIDTDEIKAFLLAEPAVLDLHDLHLWTMDGQSHIFSVHLVVDQAHQQLEDLLPIKAKLEAGLKEKGLSHVTLAFELEGSPCSLADC; from the coding sequence ATGTCAGGGCATCATCATCATCATGGCGGTTGTGGCCATGGGCATCATCACCATCATCACCATCATGGGGATAGTGAAAACATGGGCCGTGCATTTCTGATTAACTTCAGCTTTGCGATTTTGGAGCTATTTGGTGGTTTTTGGACCAATAGCGTCGCCATTTTATCGGATGCTTTGCATGACTTTGGCGATAGTCTAGCGCTAGGCATCGCTTGGGGCCTAGAGCGCTATGCGGATAAGGGGCGGACCAAGAAATATAGCTTTGGCCATAAGCGCTATTCTGTTTTAGGGGCCTTAATTACGGCTTCTATTCTGGTTTTGGGGTCTCTGGGCATCCTTTGGGCGGCTATTGCTCGCTTTATGGCCCCAGAACCTAGTAACGGTTTGGGCATGTTGGGCTTTGCCATTTTGGGCATGCTCGTTAATGGTTGGGCCGTCTTTAGTCTAAAGGATAGCGATTCGCTAAATGCCAAAGCCGTGCGTCTTCACCTATTAGAGGATGTCATGGGCTGGCTAATTGTGTTTGTGGGTTCTTTGGGCATCTACTTTTTTGAGTGGTATTGGCTAGATCCGCTGATGTCTATTGTTTTGGCCCTTTATATCTTATATAATGTATCCAAGACCTTGGGCCAAACCTTTGAGATTTTCCTACAAGCCACCCCGGCCAACATAGATACGGATGAAATCAAGGCCTTTTTATTGGCCGAGCCTGCCGTTTTGGACCTACACGACTTACATTTATGGACCATGGACGGGCAGTCGCATATTTTCTCGGTGCATTTGGTGGTAGACCAAGCTCATCAGCAGCTGGAGGACCTCCTGCCCATAAAGGCCAAACTAGAAGCGGGCCTAAAAGAAAAGGGCCTTTCTCATGTTACGCTCGCCTTTGAGCTAGAGGGGAGTCCTTGTAGCTTGGCCGACTGTTGA
- a CDS encoding ABC transporter ATP-binding protein, whose product MIRVENIKKQFGQQEVLKGITTVFEEGKTNLIIGKSGAGKTVMLKILVGLLQPTSGHIWYGNTNFTQLSNKQRKAIRTEMGMLFQGSALFDSMTVEQNVRFPLDMFTRLTAKEKRLRVDETLERVELGGANNKYPSEISGGMQKRVGIARAIILKPKYLFCDEPNSGLDPTTSMRIDELIHQITVENQMTTVINTHDMNSVMEIGDKINLLYFGELAWVGNCGEVMSSDNELLQDFIFASPFLQRLRDSALKNGH is encoded by the coding sequence ATGATTCGCGTAGAAAATATTAAGAAACAGTTTGGTCAGCAAGAAGTCCTCAAAGGGATTACTACCGTTTTTGAGGAAGGCAAAACCAACCTCATTATTGGAAAAAGTGGGGCGGGTAAAACCGTAATGCTCAAGATTTTGGTGGGGCTATTGCAGCCGACTTCTGGCCATATTTGGTATGGCAATACCAACTTTACTCAGCTAAGCAACAAACAACGCAAAGCCATTCGGACCGAAATGGGGATGCTTTTTCAGGGTTCGGCCCTTTTTGACTCTATGACGGTGGAGCAAAATGTCCGTTTCCCCTTAGATATGTTTACCCGATTGACGGCCAAGGAAAAACGCCTGCGTGTAGATGAGACCCTAGAAAGAGTAGAACTAGGCGGGGCCAACAATAAGTACCCCTCGGAGATTAGTGGGGGGATGCAAAAACGGGTAGGGATTGCCCGGGCCATTATCCTGAAGCCCAAGTACCTCTTTTGCGATGAGCCTAACTCGGGCCTAGATCCTACCACCTCTATGCGCATTGATGAGTTGATTCATCAGATTACGGTAGAAAACCAGATGACGACGGTGATTAACACCCACGATATGAACTCGGTTATGGAGATTGGCGATAAGATCAACCTCCTCTATTTTGGCGAGTTGGCCTGGGTGGGCAATTGCGGCGAGGTTATGAGCAGTGATAATGAACTTTTGCAGGACTTTATTTTTGCTTCGCCTTTCTTGCAACGCCTTCGAGATTCGGCCCTAAAAAATGGTCATTAG
- a CDS encoding glycosyltransferase, translating into MAKQANAKKIGIVLNTAWNIVNFRLGLIKQLIAEGHEVVAIAPADEYVPQIEALGARFLALNQLERKGSNPLREMKLCRELYKVFRAERLDLVLLYTIKPNIYGALAAKWAGIPSICTVTGLGYTFFA; encoded by the coding sequence ATGGCGAAGCAGGCAAATGCAAAAAAAATAGGGATCGTCCTCAACACGGCCTGGAACATTGTAAACTTTCGTTTGGGGCTCATCAAGCAATTGATTGCCGAGGGGCATGAGGTAGTGGCCATTGCCCCCGCCGATGAATATGTTCCTCAGATAGAGGCCTTAGGGGCTCGTTTTCTGGCTTTAAACCAGCTAGAGCGCAAGGGCAGCAACCCTTTAAGAGAGATGAAACTCTGTCGAGAACTCTACAAAGTCTTTCGGGCGGAGCGGCTTGATTTGGTTTTGCTCTACACCATCAAGCCTAATATCTACGGGGCCTTGGCGGCAAAATGGGCGGGCATTCCGAGCATTTGTACCGTGACGGGTTTGGGCTATACCTTTTTTGCATGA
- a CDS encoding MlaE family ABC transporter permease — translation MFYHLGRYFMLMKSMFSKPERFSMYWKATARQMNDIGVGSLIIVGLVSIFIGAVTAVQFAYQLQASSIPPYYVGYIVRDIMIIELAPTFSCLALAGKVGSNIAAEIGGMRQKEQIDALEVMGVDTAAYLIAPKIIAAIVVIPMLVILSAFMGMMGGYLACVIGQLVTIADFMQGLRSFFIPYNVFMMEVKAFVFAFLLTSISCYQGYFVKGGSIELGKASTSAVVISNIMILLADYVIALLMT, via the coding sequence ATGTTTTACCATCTTGGTCGCTATTTCATGCTCATGAAGAGTATGTTTAGCAAACCCGAACGGTTTTCTATGTACTGGAAAGCCACCGCTCGGCAGATGAATGATATCGGTGTAGGATCGCTCATCATTGTGGGCTTGGTCTCTATTTTTATTGGGGCGGTAACGGCCGTTCAATTTGCCTATCAGTTGCAGGCCTCTTCTATTCCGCCCTATTATGTGGGCTATATCGTTCGCGATATTATGATTATTGAATTGGCGCCTACTTTTTCTTGTTTGGCTTTGGCCGGAAAAGTGGGGTCGAACATTGCTGCTGAAATTGGCGGGATGCGCCAAAAGGAGCAGATTGATGCCTTAGAAGTAATGGGCGTTGATACGGCGGCTTATTTGATTGCGCCAAAAATCATTGCGGCCATTGTGGTGATTCCGATGTTGGTCATTCTTTCGGCCTTTATGGGCATGATGGGGGGCTATTTGGCCTGCGTCATTGGCCAATTGGTCACTATTGCCGACTTTATGCAGGGGCTCCGCTCTTTCTTCATTCCTTACAATGTTTTCATGATGGAGGTCAAGGCCTTTGTCTTTGCCTTTTTGCTTACCTCTATCTCTTGCTACCAAGGCTATTTCGTTAAGGGCGGTAGCATTGAGTTGGGCAAGGCGAGCACCTCGGCGGTAGTCATTAGCAATATCATGATTTTATTGGCCGATTACGTCATTGCCCTTTTGATGACCTAA